Genomic DNA from Haloplanus sp. HW8-1:
GTTCGACACGGTCGAGATCACGAAAAAGGACGACTGCCCGGTCTGTGGCGACGACCCGGCCATCGACTCCGTCCACGACGTCGAGTACACGGCGTCCTGTGCGATCGACGCGGGGTCGGCGGCGGAGCCGGAGATGTCGGTCGACTGACTGTGTATCGTAAGGAGGCACGTACAGACGCCCCCGTGAATTGCCTACGAACCGATCCGTGAGCCCCCCCAACCGCGCGACCGTCTCCACCATAGAAATGTATCTCAGTTAATCAAAACCACGCAAACGTGTGACGTGGCGGCGTTTCTTATAGTAGTATGACTAACACTTTGTATGGACGCCGCCATGGAGGAAGGCGCATATCAGCAACTACTCGAGGGGGTGGCCGATCACGCGCTGTTCATGCTCGACACGGAGGGGTGTCTCTCCATGTGGCCCGAAACGGCCCAGCAGTTCTACGGCTACGACCCCGGGAACGCAGTCGGTCGCCGACTGGACGTACTCTTCGCCGAGGAACGGGGAGAGCCGCCTTCCGTCGAAGATCTGCTTGCGGAGGCGAAGGACGGACCGGTCGAGATCGACAACTGGCACGAGCGAGCCGACGGGTCGGTGTTCTGGGGAAGTTGCACGCTCTCACCCCTGTCGAACGGGGCGGACGACGGCTACGCGGTCATCGTTCAGGACACGACCACGCGCAAACAGCACGAGCGGATGCTCGAACGCCAGAACGACCGGCTGAAGGAGTTCACGGACATCCTCTCACACGATCTGCGGACGCCGCTGGGGATCATCGACGGCCGTCTGGAGTTGTTCCGAGAGTCGGGCGAGGGCGAACACCTCACCGCTATCGAGGAGACGACCGACCGGATGGAACGACTCGTCGAGGACCTACTCCGTGTCGCCCGACAGGGGCAAGTGGTCGACAATCCCGAACCGACCGATATCGGCAGTCTGCTCGAAATCGCCAGGGAAGGGGCGCTTCCCGCGACCGCCACGCTCCGGTACGACTCGGTTCCGCGGATGATGGCCGACCCCGATCGACTGGTGCAAGTGTTCGAGAACCTCCTGCGGAACAGCGTGGAACAC
This window encodes:
- a CDS encoding two-component system sensor histidine kinase NtrB, with protein sequence MDAAMEEGAYQQLLEGVADHALFMLDTEGCLSMWPETAQQFYGYDPGNAVGRRLDVLFAEERGEPPSVEDLLAEAKDGPVEIDNWHERADGSVFWGSCTLSPLSNGADDGYAVIVQDTTTRKQHERMLERQNDRLKEFTDILSHDLRTPLGIIDGRLELFRESGEGEHLTAIEETTDRMERLVEDLLRVARQGQVVDNPEPTDIGSLLEIAREGALPATATLRYDSVPRMMADPDRLVQVFENLLRNSVEHGGDSVTVRVGPLRDGFYVEDDGPGIPEGDRERVFDHGHTTREDGTGYGLSVVRSIVGAHGWDVSVVAADHGGARFEITGIEFVTGE